aatattacaatataatactatatttatataaaaaatatcttaaaatttttattttttaatatttaaaaataaaaaaaagtaacttatatttataaattgacctgGCATAATCACTTTTGAAAGTGTAtttaaatgaaaattatttttatagtattagaattaaaaatcataaataattcacgttattatgtgttaacaactttaaggatatttaagtcattttgacaacaaaaaagtgattgacaacacttgtttatcaaacacatcaacaaatttttttcagtttcaacacttctatccaaatacttatctacttaatttaaaagcacttattttaaacttttaatcacttaagcaaaaaagtaatttttttaatcctatccaaacgggcttAATTAAAATTGGCATCCATTTATGCACTTGAGATTTTAGTGAGAAACAATTTGACCAGCTTCATGCTATGTCCTATGTCCATCAGTACTCAGACAAATAGAAAGAATCAACCTAGAAGCGCTTCCACTAGAAGAGAGCGTTTGGATTGACTTGTTTATAATTGTTTATAAGTGTTTTAACTTTGTACTTTTCTAATTTTGATGGTGTTTGAAAAGGTTAAAAAGTGCATTTTGCGCCCACTTTCAGGCCAAAAATGTGTGAAAACAAGTCACAAGTCATAAATTGCCGCATTACAACTTTTAACTTTGCTTATTAAAACTACTTTTTAAAATCCAATCCAAACACCGtcgattttgaattaatttgctGCTAACCATATTTCAATTGTTAGAACAAAAAAGAGGAGAAGGAACGTTTACTTGACATTCCCACGTCAGGTTCCAACATAAAGTTTTCATTTGAAAGATATTGAGGACCATAAATAGCTGAGTAGTTATTTATTTACCTCCCAATAAGAATACCAGCAGAGAGATCAGTTGAACATTCAAATCATTGGACAAAGTACTATTATTCTCTAAAGCCCTAGCACACTTAAGAGTGTGCATCTAGAAATCCTCGAGATCAGTTGACAACATCAAGGACCAACTTGCGGGATTTGAAGATAGACCATCTCAAACGACGGTAGTAGGCTGCTTGAAGAAGCGCGAGCGATAAAACAAATATCCATTTGAAACCCATCTGTACGAATTGAAATATGTCAAGAGAGTTGGGCATATATTATCATATAGTGTATAGGTGATCGACTGAAATAAGGATCCACCAGGTGTCAACATGCACACGAATCAGCTACTCGGAATGCCATAGCAGAACACTAAACTCTTAACTTGGTGTTACGTGGGATGATCTCAGCAAGTTTTAATTCTTTCAGGCTTCAGCAAGCATATATAACACTTATGGAAGAACTTTAACCAAAAAGATGGTGCCCACAAACTAACAAACAACACAGGGATTGGTGTAAATGCAGGAAATGGAAGAAGGGGAAATTATTGCAACTTACCAGCTTCCTCTCTTCCATCTCTGGTTCGGCAGCCCATGACAAGAATGAAACAACATCTTTTCCCATCTGTCCAGCGTAACCATTATAACTCTTGCAGAAATGGTTCAAACATAAACCAGATGTAAGGGGAGAAAAGGAAAGATATATTACCTGCGCCTCCGTTGCAGGGGTGTCATCCTCATACTCAACGGCACCATCATTAAGCATTTTAGGCATTGCTATAGCTCCACCAGGAAAGTAAGGATTATAGTGAAGTCCTTCTCTAATCTATAATAAAAGTTGAGCAGCAAAATGAGCTCTACTGAAATGAAGTTTTATTGACAAATTGGTATCGAAAAACAGTAACAAAGCAGGGTCAACCAACTAAATTGAAATGTGACGGTACCAATATCACCTAGCAACATCTTCAGATGCACGCCATCTTCTTTTAtatgtaactttttttttctctactaGTTTCTTTATTCAAACCAAGAAAACAATCACAGAGCAAAAGTAGCGTGAGACAGAGGAATTACCGAGACACCAGCAGGAGGGTCGCGGTAACCAGTTAGAAGAGCAAAAACATAGTTTTGACCATTATGACGAGCCTGAAAAGGGGAATAAATCAGGCAAGGCAGATCAAATGTTTGTCAAACTTTAGAAGACAATCAGTACCTTAGTAATTAGACTTAGATCAGGAGGATAGGCTCCTCCATTAGCAAACCTTGCAGCTGCTTCATTTGAGTAAGGCTGAGGGAAACGATCACTCAGCTTCCCAGGGCGGGTAAACATCTCACCTTCGTCATTCGGCCCATCAACAACCTCAATTTCTGCTGCCATGGCCTTGGTCTCTTCCTCAGTGTATGCAACACCAACAAGATCACGATATGAAATTAGAGACATTGAGTGGCAAGAGGCGCATACTTGCTGGTAAACCTGGTGACCTCGACGGATCCTGTATCAAAAGTGGAGGCACACAAGCTAATTGGCTTTGCATCTTCTTTGAAACCTAGTGTAaaaatagcttttgaaaagcaaaaaaaatgatATCCCTTCTCTAGACGGTAAGAGGCCTGAAAAATAAGGCTACGCAGTATGAACACCAACTACACCCATACCCATCACGATACAGGGGAAAATATTGTAAGAACACAGGCTGAATTACTTTTGTCCGTGGACAAATATTTCCATATGATAGACAATAACTAAGAGAAAATTTAGTGATCCAGATTTTTACAATAAAATGAGAGTATAAACTAAGAAACTTAAACAATAATGTAGCAGCGCGTAAGTACTTACGAAGCATGATCATAAGAACTGAGGATGCCTTCGTGAGGCCAGGGATAGCTGGGACACTCTAGTCCATGCTCTGCCTCATCAGAATAAGCAATTGTTGCAAAACTAAGGAGCCCAGACACTCCAGCACCAAAGACTGCAAGTGCTCTGAAAGACTTCGAGCCAGCAGATCCAAATCCATCCAGGCCAtgcttcaaaataaataatagaaacaGTTTGATCAACTGAAAATCATTCCATGTGCTTTTATAAGGCATCTAATGCAAATGTTAATGATTTACCAGAACACCACTATAGCTGCCAGTTGCAACATAAGCAAAGAATTCTTCTAGGAAAGGAAAATCAAATGAACACAAGGGCTACTTTGAATATTTTATCCATCTCATGAGCTAGAAGTAACATTTTGATATATCGtgttatattataaatatgcctTCATTTTCGTCCATTTGCCACAGTAAGCACAACCAAATTCAATGAATGCATGGAAATGATATTCTTGTAGATGAGCAATTGCCCACCTGAAAGATACTATTGTTGCAATCTAAGGCACAAAGTATATCTTGGCACAATCAAAAGCAAAGTCAAGCATCTGACAGCAATTCTATGGCAAGTCACACTATCTAAAGCACCACCTGATTAAATTAGAACAAAGTTTATGAGAGGTTATTATATGGAACTTCCTCCTAAATGTAAAGAAAATACGAAAAATATATTGGGATACCATAGATGCAAAGGGAACCCATGAGACCTCCAAGTATCTCTTGTTCTGCATCTTTATTCTTCATAGTCGAAATAAAAGAAGTTAGTTGGCAAGACAACTATTTCCATCCTCCCAACTTTTTCAGGATTGTGGCATAGTTGTGgttgttgtggtggtggtggtgaagAAGCCTAATTGGCAAGACAAgtcatattaattattatatgggAGGGGCAATAAAGCCAATGCTAGCCTACTTACATTCTTGTCATAGATCcacctaaaagaaagaaaagaacaaattTTTTGTTTGGCTGATTCCTAGGCTAGTGTGTCTTCCCCATGCTGCCCATTAGTGCTAGTAGACTATACTACATAACACCTCCGGTCATAACTTTTAGCTAAATATTAGAATTGAGAATTGAAACATAGCATTTGAGGTTGCATTAATCGAGGATACATACAAAAAAAGGGGGGGGAAGGGGgttgcactaaagctcccactatgcgtagggtccggggaagggtcccaccacaagagtgtattgtacgcaaccttaccttgcatttctgctagaggctgtttccaaagcttgaacccgtgaccttctgAACACAtagcagcaactttaccagttactccaaggctcacCTTTGTAATCGAGGATACATGACCGAAGAAATTGTTCTATTTCCGAACTTTACCTTCAAAAGGTGTAGATATTTACCAGAACTTTTCTTGAATTATGCATTTTCTCCTCATATGACGAGAGATATGATGTTATATCGTAGTGAATATTTAGTTGCTAAAGTTCAACATTTCCACAATATAGTGTTGCAGAGATGTGGATACCAACATGGATGTATGGTCATACAAAATTAGACCGGATTAAAAAAGATCACATTCGCCAAAAGGTGAAAGTAGCACACGTGGAGGATAGAATGCGAGAAAGTTGCTtaagatggtttggacatgtccTACATTGACCTACAGATGCACCGCTTTTAAGGTATGAAACTATGGTGGGCGAAGGTGTTAAACGGAGACGATCAAACATAAAATCATTTGGAAAGTTGTCTCGAAAGAGCAACAGATCTTTGGTATCAATGCAAACTTAGTTAAAGATAGACATAATGGGTGAAAAAGATTCATATAAGTAATATCTAATAGTGAGAATAGGTTTAGACTTGcaattagtattattatttaattttgatgatcGTGGAGTAAGGACCAACTattatttataacttattttcacttttattttaggaaaaaggatCAAATTTATACCTCCATTATGACAGGGATCAATTTCACCCTTCATTATACTATTTGTACCACCATTTACCTACATGGTTCAAATATACTCCTCCTCCGTTAGGAGTGTCCAAGGTGGACCAATTCCATGCCAGTGTCACGTGGATTTGGGAGTCCACCTTGGCCAATCCTAGCTGAGA
The Capsicum annuum cultivar UCD-10X-F1 chromosome 6, UCD10Xv1.1, whole genome shotgun sequence DNA segment above includes these coding regions:
- the LOC107876134 gene encoding cytochrome c1-1, heme protein, mitochondrial isoform X3, with product MSLGKKIRIGFDGFGKINRFIKRGAGQRNDSNVPRRNDALKHGLDGFGSAGSKSFRALAVFGAGVSGLLSFATIAYSDEAEHGLECPSYPWPHEGILSSYDHASIRRGHQVYQQVCASCHSMSLISYRDLVGVAYTEEETKAMAAEIEVVDGPNDEGEMFTRPGKLSDRFPQPYSNEAAARFANGGAYPPDLSLITKARHNGQNYVFALLTGYRDPPAGVSIREGLHYNPYFPGGAIAMPKMLNDGAVEYEDDTPATEAQMGKDVVSFLSWAAEPEMEERKLMGFKWIFVLSLALLQAAYYRRLRWSIFKSRKLVLDVVN
- the LOC107876134 gene encoding cytochrome c1-1, heme protein, mitochondrial isoform X1, which encodes MQGLGKKIRIGFDGFGKINRFIKRGAGQRNDSNVPRRNDALKHGLDGFGSAGSKSFRALAVFGAGVSGLLSFATIAYSDEAEHGLECPSYPWPHEGILSSYDHASIRRGHQVYQQVCASCHSMSLISYRDLVGVAYTEEETKAMAAEIEVVDGPNDEGEMFTRPGKLSDRFPQPYSNEAAARFANGGAYPPDLSLITKARHNGQNYVFALLTGYRDPPAGVSIREGLHYNPYFPGGAIAMPKMLNDGAVEYEDDTPATEAQMGKDVVSFLSWAAEPEMEERKLMGFKWIFVLSLALLQAAYYRRLRWSIFKSRKLVLDVVN
- the LOC107876134 gene encoding cytochrome c1-1, heme protein, mitochondrial isoform X2; this translates as MSSLGKKIRIGFDGFGKINRFIKRGAGQRNDSNVPRRNDALKHGLDGFGSAGSKSFRALAVFGAGVSGLLSFATIAYSDEAEHGLECPSYPWPHEGILSSYDHASIRRGHQVYQQVCASCHSMSLISYRDLVGVAYTEEETKAMAAEIEVVDGPNDEGEMFTRPGKLSDRFPQPYSNEAAARFANGGAYPPDLSLITKARHNGQNYVFALLTGYRDPPAGVSIREGLHYNPYFPGGAIAMPKMLNDGAVEYEDDTPATEAQMGKDVVSFLSWAAEPEMEERKLMGFKWIFVLSLALLQAAYYRRLRWSIFKSRKLVLDVVN